In Mesotoga sp. Brook.08.105.5.1, the sequence CTAGAGATCACAGGTTCAAGTATTAGAGCCTCGTATGGGTGAAGGTCAATACTTATCGTCCCAAAGGATGCACTAAAGGCCTTTCCTGCAATAGTGTCCTTCATCTCCGTTCCATTCATGAGAAAGCCCTCTTGCAGAAATACTCTTGACCTTACATTCTTTTCTGTAGGATTTACGATGCAGACTAAAAGATCATCAACAATTCCAGTTGTTCTCTTGAATGAGATTAGAGAATGATCAGAGCTGACTAGGGGTTTGAAGTCGCCCGACCGGAGAGATGGTTTGCTTGAACGAATGGTGTTCAGAGTCTTGTATAAGTTCAAGGTCTCAATCTCCTGGCTCGTGTGCTCCCACTTCATCGGTGCCCTATTCTCCGGATCGTTGCCTCCTTCCATACCTAACTCTTCCCCATAGTAGATCAAAGGGACGCCCGGAAGGCAATACTGGAGAATCAACGCTGCTTTGATTCTGTCTATGGATCCAAGCTCGTTCTTCAGTCTCGGTACATCGTGTGAAGAAAGGACAGTCCAGGACTTCGACAGGAATTCCAGGCCTGCATCTCTAACTGCATCATTAATAATGTTAACTGCATCTTTCCCTGAAACAAAACCGTTCAAAGCTTCCCATATTATCAACCTGAAGTAGTAGTTCATAAGCCCATCAAGACCCGATCGCTCCGGCCAGCTCCCTGGGTAATTCCATATCTCACCAATCACGCACGAATCAGGTCTAGCAAATCTTGTTCTTTCGACTATTTCCTTCAGAATTTCAGGACCCAGATCATATGCAACGTCTAGCCTCCAGCCATCGATTCCCATGTTGAGCCAATGACGCAACACTGATTCCTCTCCCTTGAAAATGATTTCCGCAAGATCGGGGTTCTCCAGGTTCAGTTCGACAAGATTACCGGAATTCATCCAACCCCTGAATCCCTTCTCTCCCCTTATGAAGTACTCCATCAGTCTTTCGTTGCCTTGAAAAGCCCCTGGTTCATCGAAGATCTCCAGCCCATTGAACCACCTTCCAGCAATGCCAGCATGATTAAACACTCCGTCAAGTACAACTCTAATTCCCATTGCGTGGGCACTCTCAATTAGGGCAACAAAGTCTTCTTCAGTGCCAAGATCGGGGTCGATAGCGAAGTAATCAATTGTGTCGTACTTATGATTTGTGTGAGCCCAGAATACCGGATTCAAGTAAACGGTGTTTGCTCCAAGCTCCTTGATGTAATCAAGTTTTTCGACTATGCCGATCAAGTCTCCTCCCCAAAAATCATACTGGTGACTTCCGTCAATTGAAGCGAGAGGTCTTTCTTCCCAACTTTTGACCTTTTGTTTGGGGAGCGAATAGTACCCTTCCTCTTTCTTCTGAAAGACAGTCTTTCCATTGCCCAAATTGAATCTATCGGGGAGCACCTGATATACAATTGCATCCTTCTTCCAGTCTCTCATCTTCTCTCCTCTAGCAGCTCATTGGCATACGCGAGGTATACCATTCCAAGAAAGATATTGTTTCTTACAGACCAGAGTTCTTCAGGCTTGATGTTTATTTGAGATTGCCTTAACCATGAATTCAGAGTCCAGAGAGTCATCTCGTAGATTTGCATGAGTCCTCTCGAATAGACGTATGATGAAAAGGATTCGTCGATGCTTCTCTCTTCCATCAAAGCAAATGGATTCAATGATGACTCAACTGTCATAATAGACAGTACCACCGCCGGATCGAGCTTGGAGAGATCTAGAGTACGAACTCTTCCACCGATAATAATCTCTACCTTCGTACCGCCGAACTCGACAAGCGAATCGTAGATCTCCTCTGAAAGGCGTCTTCTAAAGAGATCCGATCTATCGGAAAGCAATTTGCTGGATTCAATCAACGAAGCAACTTTTCTTTCTAGATCAGGATACTCCTTTTTCGTTCTGGCCTGTGTAAGCTTTGTAAGGGCGGAGTTATATTCGAAAATCCTCTCTTCAGGCAGATTATGCATTCTAATCGAACTGTTTAACATTAGTTCATTTGAAGGGTTCTTGTCGGTGAAGTAGCTGTAGGCATCAAGTACTCGATCATCATACAAGTAGGTGGGGCTATTGAGAAAAGTCTTGTAATCAGCGCCCAGGCCTGCATTGTAGAGGACAGACAGAGCTGCAACTTTCTCAAGCTTGTTCTTTTCGCCTAGAGAAGTGAGTATTAGTGCAATAGTGATTATCGAGGCAAGCAGAATCATTAGCACAATTAGATCAGTCTTCTTACCTTTGTCCATAGTCCACCTCTCGGCAATTATAACAGAGAAAAGGCCGGGTCGCCCCGGCCAAAGATTTCAACGTATTTACCTCTTCTTTGGTTTTTCGAACTTGCAGACACCAACAGGACACTGCGGAGCATCTACGTGGGCAAGGAATTCCTCCTTGAATCTATCCAGGATAGATCTCAAGGGTACAGGTACCGATTGTCCTAGACCACAGAAAGAAGAGTCTTCCATAGTTTCAGATATGTCATATAGCTGACTGAGCATCTCTGTGGTTCCTCTTCCTTTCGAGAACTCATTCAGAATATGGACAATTACATGAGTTCCTTCTCTGCATGGCGAGCACTTTCCGCAAGATTCATGGGCGAAGAACTCCATGAGATTCTTTGCTGTATCTACTGCACAGTGGGTCTCATCAATTGCAAGAATAACACCCGAACCTAGAGATGCACCATACTTTTTGAACGAGTCGAAATCAAGTTCTGCATCCATCTCTTCGGATCTGATAAAAGTGCCTGCAGCACCGCCGGTCTGTACCATTTTCAAAGCTCTTCCGTTCGGTATTCCTCCACCGAACTTGTGAACAAGATCTCGAACAGTAGTGCCCATGGGGACTTCAACTATTCCTCTTTTCACCAAATTACCACACAGAGAGAAGACCTTTGTTCCAGGTGATGACTGGGTCCCAATAGATTTGAACCAGCTTGCTCCTTTGTCGACTATCGGAGGAACACACGCAAATGTCTCCACATTATTAACAACTGTCGGCTTATCATATAGTCCGCTTACCGGCGGATAAGGCGGTTTAAGTCTTGGCCTTCCGGATTTACCTTCGATAGACTCTATCAAAGCAGTCTCTTCTCCACAGACATAGGCGCCTGCTCCCAGTCTCACAGATAGATCAAATGAGAATTCAGTTCCGAGTATTGATTGACCGAGAAGGCCATACTCATAGACTTTACTGATTGCATCTCTAAGGCTTGCAACGGATTCGAAATATTCTCCTCTGATGTATATGTAACCCTTGCTGGCGCCCACTGCATAACCTGCAATTGTCATGCCCTCTATTACGGAATGTGGATCGCCTTCCATTATCAGTCTGTCTTTGAACGTTCCTGGCTCACCTTCATCTGCATTGCAGATCACGAATTTCTCCTCTGAATGAACCTTCTGGGTGAATTCCCACTTAAGTCCTGTAGGAAAACCGGCTCCACCTCTTCCTCTTAGGTTGCTCTTCTTTAGTTCTTCAATAACGGCTTCTGGAGTCATTCGTAGGGCTTTGGCAAGACCTTGATAGCCATCACGAGCAATATATTCTTCGAGATTCTTTGGATCGATCGAACCTGCGTTTCTGAGGACAATACGTTCTTCTTCAGATGCCTTGCCAGCGTGCACATGTCCGCTACCTTCGAAGTCTGTAACAATCAATTCTCTGACTCTTCGACCCTTCAGAAGGTGCTCGGTAACCATCTTTTCTATGTCAGCTTCAGTCTTGATAGAGTACATAACATTGTCAGGCAGGATCAAGAAGAGAACCCCTCTTCCATAATCTCCAAAAGAGCCTGTTTCAAGCACCTCTACCAAAGAAGTGAGATTGTAGTTCTCGGTCAGGGTGCTTAGGTAGTTCTTGAAGTGTCTTGCACCTAGTAGCAAACTGTTCGAATCAATCGATACGAGGACGGTTATCGGTTTGTTCACAATGACTCGCTCCCTTCTCTTGACACTATTTCATCTATGATTTCCGAGACTCTTTCAGGAGTGAGATTGCCATAAGCTTCATCATTTATCATCATTACAGGGGAGACTCCGCATAGTCCCAGGCAACTCGTTTCCTCAAGGGTAAAAAGGCCGTCTTCTGTAGTCTCGCCGAAATCTATTTCCAGTCTATATTTTAAAGAGTCAATCACTGCCTGACCGCCTGTAACATGGCATGGAAGGCTCTTGCAAACTCTTATTACATGTTTCCCTCTCTTATGAGTAGCAAACATTGTGTAGAAAGTCAGTACTTCATAAATCCTTGAAAGAGGTGTTCCTGTCACTTCTTTCAGTGCTTCGGCTGCCTCTATTGGTATAAAATTGCCGTAGTGATCCTGAATCGCATGAAGAGTGTTAATAAGCACATCGCCTCTTTCAAGACTCTGGCTGCTTACGTCTTCGTAGATTCTCGATACTATCTCATGAACGTTCTCAACAGACATACAAGTTCCTCCCTTCAACCCTCTTCGAAGTAGCAAAAGAACCCCCGCTCAAGGGGGTTCTTGTAAACCTTTTATGGTGATACCTTGCTAATTGCACCGAATCTACAAACTGCGAGACAACTTCCGCATCGCGTACAGATTTCCGGATCTATTTCGTGAGGTTTCCGTACCGAACCGCTTATTGCGTCAACCGGACAGACTCTCGCACAGGCTGTACAACCTACACATTTCTCTTTGTCGATTACAACCCTCATCAAAGTCTTGCACTTCTTTGCAGGACATTTTCCTTGATTGACATGAGCCTCGTATTCGTCCCAGAAATACCGCATCGTTGAAATCACAGGTTGTGGAGCGGTTTGGCCAAGCCCACAAAGTGAAGTCGCCATGATATTCTCGCCAAGATCTTTTAACAGCTGTAGATCGTTCATGGATCCTTCTCCTTCTGT encodes:
- a CDS encoding NAD(P)H-dependent oxidoreductase subunit E; its protein translation is MSVENVHEIVSRIYEDVSSQSLERGDVLINTLHAIQDHYGNFIPIEAAEALKEVTGTPLSRIYEVLTFYTMFATHKRGKHVIRVCKSLPCHVTGGQAVIDSLKYRLEIDFGETTEDGLFTLEETSCLGLCGVSPVMMINDEAYGNLTPERVSEIIDEIVSREGSESL
- the nuoF gene encoding NADH-quinone oxidoreductase subunit NuoF, with protein sequence MNKPITVLVSIDSNSLLLGARHFKNYLSTLTENYNLTSLVEVLETGSFGDYGRGVLFLILPDNVMYSIKTEADIEKMVTEHLLKGRRVRELIVTDFEGSGHVHAGKASEEERIVLRNAGSIDPKNLEEYIARDGYQGLAKALRMTPEAVIEELKKSNLRGRGGAGFPTGLKWEFTQKVHSEEKFVICNADEGEPGTFKDRLIMEGDPHSVIEGMTIAGYAVGASKGYIYIRGEYFESVASLRDAISKVYEYGLLGQSILGTEFSFDLSVRLGAGAYVCGEETALIESIEGKSGRPRLKPPYPPVSGLYDKPTVVNNVETFACVPPIVDKGASWFKSIGTQSSPGTKVFSLCGNLVKRGIVEVPMGTTVRDLVHKFGGGIPNGRALKMVQTGGAAGTFIRSEEMDAELDFDSFKKYGASLGSGVILAIDETHCAVDTAKNLMEFFAHESCGKCSPCREGTHVIVHILNEFSKGRGTTEMLSQLYDISETMEDSSFCGLGQSVPVPLRSILDRFKEEFLAHVDAPQCPVGVCKFEKPKKR
- a CDS encoding glycoside hydrolase family 13 protein, whose amino-acid sequence is MRDWKKDAIVYQVLPDRFNLGNGKTVFQKKEEGYYSLPKQKVKSWEERPLASIDGSHQYDFWGGDLIGIVEKLDYIKELGANTVYLNPVFWAHTNHKYDTIDYFAIDPDLGTEEDFVALIESAHAMGIRVVLDGVFNHAGIAGRWFNGLEIFDEPGAFQGNERLMEYFIRGEKGFRGWMNSGNLVELNLENPDLAEIIFKGEESVLRHWLNMGIDGWRLDVAYDLGPEILKEIVERTRFARPDSCVIGEIWNYPGSWPERSGLDGLMNYYFRLIIWEALNGFVSGKDAVNIINDAVRDAGLEFLSKSWTVLSSHDVPRLKNELGSIDRIKAALILQYCLPGVPLIYYGEELGMEGGNDPENRAPMKWEHTSQEIETLNLYKTLNTIRSSKPSLRSGDFKPLVSSDHSLISFKRTTGIVDDLLVCIVNPTEKNVRSRVFLQEGFLMNGTEMKDTIAGKAFSASFGTISIDLHPYEALILEPVISRSNSDYSPYKRV
- a CDS encoding transglycosylase SLT domain-containing protein, whose product is MDKGKKTDLIVLMILLASIITIALILTSLGEKNKLEKVAALSVLYNAGLGADYKTFLNSPTYLYDDRVLDAYSYFTDKNPSNELMLNSSIRMHNLPEERIFEYNSALTKLTQARTKKEYPDLERKVASLIESSKLLSDRSDLFRRRLSEEIYDSLVEFGGTKVEIIIGGRVRTLDLSKLDPAVVLSIMTVESSLNPFALMEERSIDESFSSYVYSRGLMQIYEMTLWTLNSWLRQSQINIKPEELWSVRNNIFLGMVYLAYANELLEERR